One Deltaproteobacteria bacterium DNA segment encodes these proteins:
- the xth gene encoding exodeoxyribonuclease III has translation MKLATWNVNSLKVRLPHVLEFLSEHKPEALCLQETKTEDDKFPVEEITTAGYRVVFSGQKTYNGVAILSRSEAQSVNAGMPHHDDVQKRVLAATVDGVRLICLYIPNGEAVDSEKYKYKLDWLGRLTSWLKEELASHPKLAVLGDYNIAPEDRDVFDAKYWTDKVLFSEPEKTAFRELIGLGLMDSFRLFEQPEKSYSWWDYRLNGFKRNLGLRIDHILLSQELANRCKSCVIDKGPRAKERPSDHAPVIVEISE, from the coding sequence ATGAAACTTGCCACCTGGAATGTGAATTCGCTTAAAGTGCGTCTGCCGCATGTTTTAGAATTTCTTTCAGAGCACAAACCCGAAGCGCTCTGTTTGCAAGAGACCAAAACCGAAGACGACAAATTTCCGGTCGAAGAAATCACGACAGCCGGTTACCGCGTGGTGTTCTCGGGCCAGAAGACCTACAACGGCGTGGCGATTCTGTCGCGCAGCGAGGCGCAGTCGGTGAACGCCGGCATGCCGCACCATGACGACGTGCAGAAAAGGGTTCTGGCGGCAACGGTCGACGGCGTGCGGCTGATTTGTCTTTACATCCCCAACGGCGAGGCCGTCGACTCAGAAAAGTACAAGTACAAACTCGACTGGCTCGGCAGGCTGACTAGCTGGCTAAAAGAAGAGCTCGCCAGTCATCCAAAGCTGGCAGTGCTTGGCGATTACAATATCGCGCCGGAAGACCGGGACGTCTTCGATGCAAAGTATTGGACCGACAAAGTGCTGTTCAGCGAACCCGAGAAAACGGCCTTTCGTGAGCTTATCGGCCTCGGGCTAATGGATAGCTTTCGCTTATTCGAGCAGCCGGAGAAGTCCTATAGTTGGTGGGACTATCGCTTGAACGGCTTCAAACGCAACCTGGGCTTGCGCATCGACCACATCCTCCTGTCGCAGGAGCTGGCGAATAGGTGCAAAAGCTGCGTCATCGATAAAGGCCCGCGCGCAAAAGAGCGCCCGTCAGACCACGCGCCGGTGATCGTTGAAATCTCAGAATAG
- a CDS encoding RidA family protein — MKIEARLKELGIELPNPPTPAANYIGYVRAGNILFIGGNIGRVNGLIKYRGKVGAEVTLEQAYEAARNCGLNHIATMKAALGDLDKVERIIKVIGWVNTAPGFTDMPKVMNGESDLLVQVFGENGRHTRAALGVSSLSQDAPVESEVTLLVRD; from the coding sequence ATGAAAATCGAAGCGCGCTTAAAAGAACTCGGCATCGAGCTGCCAAACCCGCCGACGCCGGCGGCCAATTATATTGGCTACGTGCGGGCGGGCAATATTCTTTTCATCGGCGGCAACATCGGCCGCGTCAACGGCTTGATTAAGTACCGCGGCAAGGTCGGTGCCGAGGTGACGTTGGAACAAGCCTACGAAGCGGCGCGCAACTGCGGCTTGAATCACATCGCGACGATGAAAGCCGCGCTCGGCGATTTGGACAAGGTCGAGCGCATTATCAAGGTCATCGGCTGGGTGAATACGGCACCGGGGTTTACCGACATGCCTAAAGTCATGAACGGCGAGTCGGACTTGCTAGTGCAAGTGTTCGGCGAGAACGGCCGCCATACGCGCGCCGCGTTGGGCGTGTCATCGCTCAGCCAAGACGCACCGGTGGAATCCGAGGTTACTTTACTGGTGCGCGATTAG
- a CDS encoding HAMP domain-containing protein — protein MHRLNFHDLSIPKKLSMIMMGTTTIALFLACASFLVYEYVTVPRNVARDLKSLAAVTGNNVAAALVFQDRKMAAEALAAFTVTPNVVWGVVCRSDGDGFASYDRDGRGNFPSGCARRGDEVRTYDDRVELSQTIRFRGEVVGSVTLNADLREISERMWSYGQIVFIVLVLSLGVAYVIARQLQRFVSKPLVDLASVAKQVSRSKTYSVRATKAASDEIGELVDGFNTMLGQIEARDAVLEQKVYDLQREVTERQRAEAELAKQTVELPRSNNDLQQFAYVASHDLQEPLRMVSSYTQLLSKRYKDKLDGDALEFIDFAVDGVKRMQTLIKDLLEYSRVGTRGKEMVPVDATALVNVACRSLSASIKDANANVAVAALPVVMGDETQLAQLFQNLIGNAIKYRKKDVRPVVQVSGWLDQGQCHFSVKDNGIGIAPEHAEKVFVLFQRLHGKSEYEGTGIGLAICKKIVERHGGRIWIESMPGQGTDFRFTLPLASAEKSVAEACL, from the coding sequence ATGCACCGTCTAAACTTTCACGACTTATCGATTCCGAAAAAGTTGTCCATGATAATGATGGGCACGACCACCATCGCACTGTTCTTGGCCTGTGCCAGTTTTCTGGTTTACGAATATGTCACCGTGCCGCGCAACGTCGCGCGCGACCTTAAGTCGCTCGCCGCGGTTACCGGTAACAACGTCGCGGCCGCTCTAGTCTTTCAGGACCGAAAGATGGCCGCCGAAGCGCTGGCCGCGTTTACGGTCACTCCCAATGTGGTCTGGGGGGTGGTTTGTCGCAGCGACGGCGACGGCTTCGCCAGCTACGACCGCGACGGTCGCGGTAATTTTCCCTCGGGCTGCGCCAGGCGTGGCGATGAAGTTCGCACTTACGATGACCGCGTCGAGCTGTCGCAAACGATCAGGTTTCGTGGGGAAGTGGTGGGCTCGGTGACCCTCAACGCCGACCTTAGAGAGATTAGCGAGCGGATGTGGAGCTACGGTCAGATCGTCTTCATCGTATTGGTCCTGTCACTGGGGGTTGCTTACGTCATCGCCAGGCAACTGCAGCGGTTCGTGTCGAAGCCCTTGGTCGATTTAGCGAGCGTTGCCAAGCAGGTGTCGCGCAGCAAGACTTATTCTGTCCGCGCGACCAAGGCGGCGAGCGATGAAATCGGCGAGTTGGTCGACGGTTTCAATACCATGTTGGGTCAGATTGAAGCGCGCGACGCGGTGCTGGAGCAGAAGGTCTACGATCTTCAGCGCGAGGTGACCGAACGCCAACGGGCCGAGGCGGAGTTGGCCAAACAGACGGTCGAGCTGCCGCGATCCAATAATGATCTGCAGCAGTTCGCCTACGTCGCATCGCACGATCTGCAAGAACCGCTGCGCATGGTCTCCAGCTATACACAGCTATTGTCCAAGCGCTACAAAGACAAGCTCGACGGCGACGCTTTGGAATTCATCGACTTTGCCGTCGATGGCGTCAAGCGCATGCAAACCCTGATTAAGGACCTGCTGGAGTATTCCCGAGTCGGAACCCGCGGCAAAGAGATGGTGCCAGTGGATGCGACGGCGCTCGTCAACGTCGCGTGCCGCAGTCTATCGGCTTCGATCAAGGACGCCAACGCGAACGTCGCGGTCGCAGCGCTGCCGGTGGTCATGGGCGACGAGACCCAGTTGGCGCAGCTTTTCCAAAACCTGATCGGCAACGCGATCAAATACCGCAAAAAGGATGTTCGGCCGGTCGTTCAAGTGAGCGGTTGGCTCGACCAAGGGCAGTGCCACTTTTCTGTGAAAGACAACGGCATAGGCATTGCGCCGGAGCATGCGGAGAAGGTCTTTGTTTTGTTTCAGCGGCTTCACGGCAAGTCCGAATACGAAGGCACTGGCATTGGGTTGGCTATTTGCAAGAAGATCGTCGAGCGCCACGGCGGTCGCATCTGGATCGAATCGATGCCCGGGCAGGGCACCGATTTTAGATTTACCTTGCCGTTGGCGAGTGCGGAAAAATCGGTGGCCGAGGCCTGTCTGTAG
- a CDS encoding CBS domain-containing protein, which yields MFNLNDGAKETKTSATPVPKFVGEVMTRDIKTLGPDQSFGDVVSLLASNSFHHIIIAVDGYLMGVLSDRDVYRQLGRVSDWSAKKVGEIMITNALTVSPETTLSDAAEQMLSRRVNCLPVVSGDGKLAGLITSTDIIRLFKGLQDRMMEER from the coding sequence ATGTTTAACTTGAACGACGGTGCGAAAGAAACCAAAACGTCGGCGACCCCAGTTCCGAAATTTGTCGGTGAAGTCATGACCCGCGACATCAAAACCCTGGGTCCCGACCAGTCCTTTGGCGATGTTGTAAGCCTGTTGGCGAGCAACAGTTTTCATCACATCATTATTGCGGTCGATGGCTACTTGATGGGCGTGCTTTCCGACCGCGACGTCTATCGCCAGTTGGGTCGCGTCAGCGACTGGAGCGCCAAAAAAGTCGGTGAGATCATGATCACCAATGCATTGACGGTCTCGCCCGAAACGACGCTCTCGGACGCTGCCGAGCAGATGTTGTCGCGCCGCGTGAACTGTTTGCCCGTGGTTAGCGGCGACGGCAAACTAGCCGGCCTGATCACCTCCACAGACATCATTCGCCTGTTCAAAGGTTTGCAGGACCGCATGATGGAAGAACGCTAA
- a CDS encoding gluconokinase: MFIVIIGVTDAGKSTVGRKLAKELAWPFFEGDDYHPVANIEKMAAGVALTDDDRKAWLGALAEIIARESKLGNNGVLACSALKRSYRAQLRGAGDVTFVHLQADRSVIRERLRRRKGHFMNPALVDSQFAILEEPKTAIVVDAALPTDEIIQSIRQALAL; the protein is encoded by the coding sequence ATGTTTATCGTCATTATTGGCGTCACCGACGCCGGCAAAAGCACAGTTGGCCGAAAATTGGCCAAGGAGCTAGCCTGGCCGTTTTTCGAAGGCGATGACTACCACCCGGTCGCCAACATCGAAAAAATGGCAGCCGGTGTCGCGCTGACCGACGACGATAGAAAGGCGTGGCTGGGGGCGCTTGCCGAGATCATCGCCAGGGAAAGCAAGCTCGGCAACAACGGGGTCTTGGCCTGCTCGGCGCTAAAACGATCCTATCGCGCGCAACTGCGCGGTGCTGGTGACGTGACCTTTGTCCATCTGCAGGCGGACCGAAGTGTCATTCGCGAGCGCTTGCGTCGACGCAAAGGCCACTTCATGAATCCTGCGCTGGTCGACAGCCAGTTCGCCATACTCGAAGAGCCCAAGACGGCTATCGTCGTCGATGCGGCCTTGCCAACCGATGAGATCATCCAATCGATAAGGCAGGCGCTTGCGCTCTAG
- a CDS encoding BON domain-containing protein, which produces MKPWGALLIGLGSCLALAWMCAEFSVDAIEDDLIARTEKSLQSLKIENLHVSADGRNIVLEGEVATEGVRQTAHAKVEAVAGTFTVLNRLRVAKVRRPATTPADPLADCCEPLTPEKENPGSSEGDRAFQKGGAEVKPY; this is translated from the coding sequence ATGAAACCGTGGGGGGCATTGCTGATAGGGTTGGGGAGCTGTTTGGCGCTAGCGTGGATGTGTGCCGAGTTCAGTGTCGACGCCATCGAGGACGATTTGATCGCCCGCACCGAGAAATCGTTGCAGAGTCTCAAGATCGAAAACCTTCACGTTTCCGCCGACGGACGCAATATCGTTTTGGAAGGGGAGGTGGCAACCGAAGGGGTGCGACAGACGGCCCACGCGAAGGTGGAGGCCGTCGCCGGGACTTTCACGGTGCTGAACCGGCTGCGCGTCGCAAAAGTCCGCCGCCCAGCGACGACTCCGGCCGATCCGCTTGCCGACTGCTGCGAACCGCTGACACCCGAAAAAGAAAATCCCGGTTCCAGCGAAGGAGACCGGGCTTTTCAGAAGGGTGGCGCTGAGGTTAAGCCGTATTAA
- a CDS encoding amidohydrolase → MAKQGYKAMDSDMHVYEPADLWQRYIDKKYLDRAPKGLNRSFRDLGIEVEGKILPKPRTPENPALAKYRQDFFEEKYGEAGKRNFDGVSQLQAMDKEGLDLAVMFPTRALTALGIDGLDPDFATAIARAYNDWLHDFVQADPKRMFGVTMVAPHDISGSIEEIRRTVKEYRFRGIFMRPNHVNDKKWSDPYYDPLWAECEKLNLPVGFHEAGRVYLPQPAFFHICSTFSMFNTFGFPFANMLACGDMIFGGVMERFPKLKVAFLEGNCSWVPWLLWRMGEYAETTGQAEYPELKLTPLEYFQRNCYGAVECDEHVAKHIPEYGLEDNMVFSTDYPHLDVKYPHAIETFLKQPFTDQMKRKWLWDNCARMYNFE, encoded by the coding sequence ATGGCCAAGCAAGGTTACAAAGCGATGGATTCCGACATGCACGTCTACGAACCCGCGGACCTCTGGCAGCGCTACATCGACAAGAAATATCTCGATCGCGCGCCGAAAGGGCTCAATCGTTCATTTCGCGATCTCGGCATCGAAGTCGAAGGGAAAATCTTGCCGAAGCCGCGCACGCCGGAGAATCCGGCCCTGGCTAAATACCGCCAGGATTTCTTTGAAGAAAAATATGGCGAAGCCGGCAAGCGCAACTTCGATGGCGTGTCGCAACTGCAAGCAATGGACAAAGAAGGGCTGGATCTTGCGGTCATGTTTCCGACCCGGGCGCTAACCGCCCTGGGCATCGACGGCCTCGACCCCGACTTCGCCACCGCGATCGCGCGCGCCTATAACGATTGGCTCCATGATTTCGTGCAGGCCGATCCCAAACGGATGTTCGGCGTCACCATGGTCGCGCCACATGACATCAGCGGGTCGATCGAAGAGATTCGCCGAACCGTGAAAGAATATCGCTTCCGCGGCATTTTCATGCGCCCCAACCACGTCAATGATAAAAAATGGAGCGACCCCTATTACGATCCGCTTTGGGCGGAATGCGAGAAACTAAATCTACCGGTGGGCTTCCACGAAGCCGGCCGCGTCTATCTGCCACAGCCGGCGTTCTTTCATATCTGCTCGACCTTTTCTATGTTCAACACTTTCGGCTTCCCGTTCGCCAACATGCTCGCCTGCGGCGACATGATTTTTGGCGGGGTCATGGAGCGCTTTCCGAAATTGAAAGTCGCTTTCCTGGAAGGCAACTGCTCCTGGGTGCCATGGCTGCTCTGGCGCATGGGCGAGTACGCCGAGACGACCGGCCAGGCGGAATATCCCGAGTTGAAACTCACGCCGCTGGAATACTTCCAGCGCAACTGCTACGGCGCCGTCGAATGCGACGAACACGTCGCCAAACACATCCCCGAGTACGGCTTAGAAGACAACATGGTCTTCTCCACCGACTACCCACATCTAGATGTAAAATACCCGCACGCCATCGAGACGTTCTTAAAGCAGCCGTTCACGGATCAAATGAAACGCAAGTGGCTGTGGGACAACTGCGCCAGAATGTATAACTTTGAGTAA
- a CDS encoding HAD family phosphatase — protein MPSSFKRASIFISPPTLEWMRRLYAMTRCLSKQTSARLKNAAEHLNLLLARMITTIIFDLDGLLADTERLHCQAYRDALGAENIALSEAEYAEHWVRCGKGIAEWLAARGHTQDPLAVRAVKSKRYLDLLACELKPMAGALELLDALHGRKKVGLASSSYRDAVDGVLGGLKIGHYFQAIVSGLDVERVKPAPDIFLAAAKQLDAAPAECLVLEDAEKGIIAAHAAGMRSVAVPNDYTRHHDFSKATAVCASLSEISIDSLETLDRLAPKQVL, from the coding sequence ATGCCGAGTTCTTTTAAGCGCGCTTCGATTTTCATAAGTCCTCCGACATTAGAATGGATGCGGCGACTTTATGCGATGACCCGGTGTCTCAGCAAGCAAACCAGCGCTCGCTTGAAGAACGCGGCGGAGCACCTTAATCTTCTGCTTGCCCGCATGATTACCACCATCATCTTCGACCTCGACGGCCTGCTCGCCGACACCGAACGGCTGCACTGCCAGGCCTATCGTGACGCACTTGGCGCCGAGAACATCGCGCTTAGCGAAGCCGAATATGCCGAGCATTGGGTGCGCTGCGGCAAGGGCATCGCGGAATGGCTCGCCGCGCGCGGCCACACCCAGGATCCGCTCGCCGTGCGTGCGGTCAAAAGCAAACGCTACCTCGATTTGCTCGCCTGCGAGTTAAAGCCGATGGCCGGCGCGCTGGAATTGCTCGACGCCCTACATGGGCGCAAGAAAGTCGGCCTCGCCTCGTCTTCCTATCGCGACGCCGTCGACGGCGTGCTCGGCGGGCTCAAGATCGGCCATTACTTTCAGGCGATTGTCAGCGGTCTCGACGTCGAGCGGGTCAAGCCGGCGCCGGATATTTTTCTCGCCGCCGCCAAACAGCTTGACGCCGCGCCGGCCGAATGTCTGGTGCTGGAAGATGCCGAGAAAGGCATCATCGCGGCCCATGCGGCCGGCATGCGCTCCGTCGCCGTGCCCAACGATTACACGCGCCACCATGACTTTTCCAAAGCCACCGCTGTGTGCGCATCGCTCAGCGAGATCTCCATCGACTCTCTCGAAACCCTTGACAGATTGGCGCCAAAGCAAGTTTTGTAG
- a CDS encoding DUF11 domain-containing protein produces the protein MVANTLNTLPVLRFDGSDDFLAYNLPVSGLSGMTIFLISKNSVDHTPAAPSNANNTAIFWNETASGGTVYLGPFQDEVAYRFGTTQVGNQPVYTRPSNIGNQFSMTVSRHDGASGTDTLFVNGAQVHSESGKLANIAQTQPTGNIARGWNNNTFFNGDIVEVLVYDRALSAAERQQTEQYLNEKYSLYPVPTVAFNAVSSSGVESVTTVNIPVSLSVATEPTVTIDFAVTGGTATGSGTDYTLASGTLTFATGQTTRNIAVTINNDSLDELDETIQITLSNPVNATLGAPTVHTYTITDDDAAPTVTLSISGAAMAEAAAAATITATLSAVSGQDVTVNFGFSGTATLNNDYTASASVITILAGATTGSITLTAIQDAIDEPSETIVVDIISATNATTLTPQQVTATIIDDDAMPTVTLSIANASMAEASGVATVTAALSAVSSLDVTINLTFSGTATFNTDYSASSAVITIPGGGLTGGITLTAIQDTLNEANETIVVGIGSITNATELGTQQATATIVDDDAMPTVSLSIAGTSIAETGGIATVTATLSAISGQAVTVGLAFSGSATFNVDYSPSSTSIVIPAGSLSGSITLAAISDTIDEPNETIAVTMGLVSNATAAGLQQVTATIIDDDGPNVAFNLAIDDTPDPVQPGAEIAYTLTYGNATTANQTASQVTLRNTIPADTTFVSASNGGAFAAGLVTWTLGDLAPGASGTRTLVVQVNTPLPNGTILTAQATLQDNASTSINASQNTTVQSAPILALSMTDSPDPVQAGGQLAYTVNYSNAGNANQTAPSATLGVPLPANATFVSASNAGALVGGIATWSLGDVPPGTSGTRTLVVQVNSPLPNGTILNAQVSLQDTIGNSAAASQSSTVNSSPLLALTVIDSPDPVLPGGEVTYTFTVSNASAANQTATGVTLTDTIPANATFVSASDGGVFANGIVTWTIASLAPGTSVTRTLVVKLGSTVLGGTLVANIATIGNGQGQSASAQANTTVAYTGGGGFVPNNYATTNAESASVGADTTPASSSGFSVAAPAEMAPGSVPLQAPAPALVTPRAPTTPLMPPNQAPNFTQPNFGQPRCSTMLSLSGSHSPQPAFSGATVTYTFNYINLSTLDTMRDVALHSFLPKEMTFVSASDRGVAASDNSAYWHLGDLAPGARGTRSVVARVGQLEAETILLVNNHAMLENGVDNCAQTIEAATIQAVSSTDKDGDGFPDEDEKRCGANPLDAASTCFSLELTQNTIRVQRGREVSLKALVKGRFRFAGEVTVTPNNSLNGAVWQVADSHAKLGPKKMSEEVSFGLYTTSNTPLGLHQVPIWAVSGKMATTQILTIEVAP, from the coding sequence GTGGTCGCCAATACTCTGAACACGCTGCCGGTGCTGCGGTTCGACGGTTCCGACGATTTTCTTGCCTACAATTTGCCGGTGAGCGGCTTGTCGGGCATGACCATTTTCTTGATTTCCAAGAACAGCGTCGACCACACGCCTGCGGCGCCGAGCAACGCCAACAACACGGCGATTTTTTGGAACGAGACAGCGAGCGGGGGCACCGTTTATCTGGGTCCCTTCCAGGACGAAGTCGCCTATCGGTTTGGCACCACACAGGTAGGGAATCAGCCGGTTTACACGCGGCCGTCAAACATCGGCAACCAATTTTCAATGACCGTGTCGCGCCACGATGGCGCCAGCGGCACGGACACCTTGTTCGTCAATGGCGCCCAGGTTCACAGCGAATCCGGCAAGTTGGCCAACATCGCCCAGACTCAGCCCACCGGCAACATCGCCCGGGGCTGGAACAACAATACTTTTTTTAACGGCGATATCGTCGAGGTGCTGGTTTACGACCGCGCATTGTCCGCCGCGGAGCGACAACAGACCGAACAATACTTGAACGAAAAATACTCGCTCTATCCCGTTCCCACAGTAGCTTTCAACGCGGTGAGCTCGAGCGGCGTCGAATCGGTAACGACCGTGAACATCCCGGTTTCTTTGTCGGTGGCTACCGAGCCGACGGTGACTATCGACTTCGCGGTGACGGGCGGGACCGCCACCGGCAGCGGCACCGACTACACGCTTGCGAGCGGCACGCTGACGTTCGCTACCGGTCAAACGACACGAAATATTGCGGTCACCATCAACAACGACAGCCTCGACGAATTGGACGAAACTATTCAAATCACTCTATCCAATCCGGTCAATGCAACGCTGGGCGCGCCCACCGTGCACACTTACACCATTACCGATGACGACGCGGCGCCGACGGTGACGCTATCGATTAGCGGTGCAGCCATGGCGGAAGCCGCGGCTGCGGCCACGATCACGGCGACGCTGTCAGCGGTATCAGGACAGGACGTGACGGTCAACTTCGGATTTTCCGGCACGGCGACATTGAACAACGACTACACCGCCTCGGCCTCGGTGATCACCATCCTCGCCGGCGCAACAACTGGAAGTATCACTTTAACTGCGATTCAAGATGCCATCGACGAGCCGAGCGAGACGATTGTTGTCGATATAATATCGGCTACCAATGCGACCACGTTAACGCCGCAACAGGTGACTGCGACCATTATCGACGACGACGCCATGCCGACGGTGACGCTGTCGATTGCCAACGCGAGCATGGCCGAAGCCAGCGGCGTGGCCACGGTGACGGCGGCGCTTTCGGCCGTCTCGAGCTTGGATGTAACGATCAATCTGACTTTTTCGGGCACAGCGACGTTCAATACCGACTATTCTGCGTCGTCGGCAGTCATAACTATTCCCGGCGGTGGTCTCACGGGCGGAATCACACTTACCGCGATTCAAGATACGCTCAACGAAGCGAACGAAACGATTGTGGTCGGCATCGGCTCGATCACCAACGCAACCGAGCTCGGCACGCAGCAAGCGACGGCGACCATTGTCGACGACGATGCCATGCCGACGGTGAGTCTTTCGATTGCCGGCACTTCCATCGCCGAAACCGGCGGTATTGCGACAGTGACGGCGACTCTGTCCGCGATCTCCGGTCAAGCAGTCACGGTGGGTTTGGCGTTTTCCGGCAGCGCTACTTTCAACGTGGATTACTCGCCGTCGAGCACAAGTATTGTCATTCCTGCGGGAAGTTTAAGCGGCAGTATTACCTTGGCCGCGATTTCAGATACGATCGACGAACCCAACGAAACTATCGCTGTCACAATGGGCTTAGTTTCCAACGCCACGGCGGCCGGCCTGCAACAGGTCACGGCGACGATCATCGATGACGATGGGCCGAACGTTGCTTTCAACCTGGCCATCGATGACACGCCCGATCCGGTGCAGCCCGGCGCCGAGATTGCCTACACGCTTACCTACGGCAACGCCACGACGGCCAATCAAACCGCTTCGCAAGTCACGCTGCGCAACACGATTCCAGCCGACACGACGTTTGTCTCGGCGAGTAACGGCGGCGCGTTTGCGGCGGGCTTGGTGACCTGGACGCTCGGCGATCTGGCGCCGGGTGCCAGCGGCACGCGCACGTTAGTGGTTCAAGTGAACACGCCGTTGCCCAACGGTACGATTCTTACCGCTCAGGCGACCCTGCAAGACAACGCCAGCACGAGCATCAATGCCAGCCAGAATACAACGGTGCAGAGCGCGCCGATTCTCGCGCTGTCGATGACCGACAGTCCCGACCCGGTGCAGGCAGGCGGTCAGCTCGCCTATACCGTGAACTACAGCAATGCCGGCAACGCCAATCAAACCGCCCCATCGGCGACGCTCGGTGTGCCGCTACCAGCGAACGCGACTTTCGTTTCCGCGAGCAATGCCGGTGCGCTGGTCGGCGGGATTGCGACTTGGAGTCTTGGCGATGTGCCGCCCGGCACCAGCGGCACGCGCACCTTGGTGGTCCAGGTGAATTCGCCTCTGCCCAATGGCACGATCCTCAACGCGCAAGTAAGCTTGCAAGATACGATTGGCAACAGCGCCGCGGCGAGCCAGTCGAGCACGGTAAACAGCTCACCGTTGCTGGCGTTGACTGTGATCGATAGCCCCGACCCGGTGCTGCCGGGTGGCGAGGTCACGTATACGTTCACGGTTAGCAACGCGAGCGCGGCCAATCAGACCGCCACAGGCGTGACTTTGACCGATACGATTCCCGCCAACGCGACCTTTGTTTCGGCAAGCGACGGCGGCGTCTTCGCCAACGGCATCGTTACCTGGACGATTGCCAGTCTGGCTCCGGGAACAAGCGTAACTCGGACCCTGGTTGTTAAGCTCGGCTCGACCGTTCTCGGCGGCACTTTGGTCGCCAACATCGCCACCATTGGCAACGGCCAAGGCCAGAGCGCGTCGGCGCAAGCCAACACCACGGTTGCCTACACCGGTGGCGGCGGTTTCGTGCCGAATAATTATGCGACGACCAACGCAGAGTCGGCGAGCGTCGGCGCCGACACAACGCCGGCAAGCAGCTCGGGATTTTCCGTGGCCGCGCCGGCGGAAATGGCGCCCGGTAGCGTGCCGCTCCAAGCTCCCGCACCGGCGCTGGTGACGCCGCGCGCGCCGACCACTCCATTGATGCCGCCCAATCAGGCGCCAAATTTTACCCAGCCCAATTTTGGCCAGCCGCGCTGCTCGACCATGTTGTCGCTGTCAGGCTCGCACAGCCCGCAGCCTGCTTTTAGCGGCGCTACGGTGACGTACACGTTCAACTACATCAACCTCAGCACGCTCGACACCATGCGCGATGTGGCGCTGCACAGCTTTTTACCCAAGGAGATGACGTTTGTGAGCGCCAGCGATCGCGGCGTGGCGGCCAGCGACAACTCGGCCTACTGGCACTTGGGCGACTTGGCGCCGGGAGCACGGGGCACCCGCAGCGTGGTGGCGCGGGTGGGGCAGCTTGAAGCGGAGACGATTCTGCTCGTCAACAACCACGCAATGTTAGAGAACGGCGTTGATAATTGCGCGCAGACCATCGAAGCGGCAACAATCCAAGCGGTTTCATCCACCGACAAGGACGGCGACGGTTTTCCCGACGAGGACGAGAAGCGCTGCGGCGCCAATCCGCTTGACGCCGCGAGCACTTGCTTTTCATTGGAGTTGACGCAAAACACCATCCGTGTGCAGCGCGGCAGGGAGGTGAGCCTGAAGGCGCTAGTAAAAGGCAGGTTCCGCTTCGCCGGCGAGGTCACCGTCACGCCCAACAATAGCTTGAACGGGGCGGTCTGGCAGGTTGCCGACTCCCACGCCAAGCTTGGGCCTAAAAAGATGAGCGAGGAGGTTTCTTTTGGTTTATATACAACCAGCAACACGCCGCTTGGCTTGCACCAGGTGCCCATCTGGGCAGTGAGTGGCAAGATGGCAACGACGCAGATACTAACGATCGAGGTAGCGCCCTAG
- a CDS encoding YfiR family protein, translating to MILLLKEDNQIRFNVNLEAADRGGIKLSARLLRLAKTLHEKKG from the coding sequence ATCATTCTACTGTTGAAAGAAGACAATCAAATTCGCTTCAACGTCAATCTCGAAGCCGCCGACCGCGGCGGCATCAAATTGAGCGCCCGGTTGTTGAGACTGGCCAAGACGCTGCACGAAAAAAAGGGATAA